The segment CAGTCATAGATTTTTAAATAAATTCAGATAAGAAAAATCATGAAAGACATCAATGATATCATGCCAAAAATTCCTAACATGCGATGGGGTGCATTAATGAACAAAGCACCTACAAATGATAAAGTTGAGGAAATGAACAAAATCTTTCCAAGTAATGGCAAATGGCACACTGTATTTGAAGAAAAAGATAGAATAACTATTGATGGAAAAGAAGTTCGAAAAAAAGATCCAACAAAGTGGACATAGATTGAACTTTTACCTACTAATCATAGTTCTGATTTTTTCATCAATGTTTATGCTTGATTATTCTTATGGGCATGGTGTTGGAAGTGAAACATTTCCTCCAGTAGAACTTAATGGAAAACAAGTTACATTGGAAGTCTCTTCCTCAAAAAGTGATCCTAATACAAATGATGCTCAGCAAATCTCAATTTCATTAATTGATTTTGAATCTAAAATTACACTAAAAGATGTTACATTTTTAATAAAATCAGAGCGTGGAGAAAAATTTCTTTTTGAACGTGAATTTAAAGCTGATAATGGATTCATAGTTTTTAATTTCGTTTCAGAAGATACTGATTCTATTAAAATTGAAGAAGACAATGGTGTTAATTTTTTTGGATCATTGATAGGTCTTGAAAGCCGAATGGTTCATGTAAAGGGGCCAAAACTTAGTGAGGGTGGTTTATACAAATTTGATATTAAGATACTAACTGCTGAAGGATATTCAAAGAAATTAGGAAAACCACTTGAATTCAATGCGGGAATCTCTGTTGCACAAACAACTAGACATGTTTTTGTTGATCCTAACTTTGGAGAACAAAATATCAATGTAATTACATACTATGATGAGATTTCTGATTTTGACTATAATCCTAATAAAAAAGAGATCAAATATTCCATGCCATTTGATTGGAGCATATCAAACATTAATCAAACATCAGTTGTTCATCAAGAATTAGTAATTCCAAAAAAATTTGGTGACTTGTTAGTGTCTGGGTTTACAATGTATGTTAATGGAATACAATTATCTCCAGACATTGTCAACATTGATGATTTTTTCTCTGATGGGAGGATCGTTCATTTTATAATTTATCAAAAAGAACTGATGCATGTTTTTGAAAATAATACCGTAGATGGGGTTATGAATTTTGTAATAACACCAGACCAACAAAAAACCCATTTAAGCTCAGTTACTGATAATGGTCAATTTAGAATTCTTGTTTCT is part of the Nitrosopumilus sp. genome and harbors:
- a CDS encoding peptidase encodes the protein MEKKFEKKIQQSGHRLNFYLLIIVLIFSSMFMLDYSYGHGVGSETFPPVELNGKQVTLEVSSSKSDPNTNDAQQISISLIDFESKITLKDVTFLIKSERGEKFLFEREFKADNGFIVFNFVSEDTDSIKIEEDNGVNFFGSLIGLESRMVHVKGPKLSEGGLYKFDIKILTAEGYSKKLGKPLEFNAGISVAQTTRHVFVDPNFGEQNINVITYYDEISDFDYNPNKKEIKYSMPFDWSISNINQTSVVHQELVIPKKFGDLLVSGFTMYVNGIQLSPDIVNIDDFFSDGRIVHFIIYQKELMHVFENNTVDGVMNFVITPDQQKTHLSSVTDNGQFRILVSWEPENLKSNSNAKIIFDITDIFLKNKPISTKYELSITHNNKVIFEHNGISTDSKDEHNVVDIIIPNDISGIVYLNFKNLDGNDRARASIPIVIDRITNTSNEITIPDWIRNNALWWSDEQIDDTTFIQGIEYLIKNKIIVIPETQKENAESQTIPSWIRNNAGWWADGQIDNETFVQGLQFLIQNGIIRV